One region of Ktedonobacterales bacterium genomic DNA includes:
- a CDS encoding PspC domain-containing protein, with protein MNTLDPLNQQRQLTLSQRDKKIMGVCGGIAEYMGWDPTAVRVVTVLLLIPLHFSLVIAYVILGAVLPRVPVPNYPPNQYPPQYPPHQPLTEHPND; from the coding sequence TTGAATACACTAGACCCATTGAATCAGCAGCGGCAACTGACCCTGAGTCAGCGCGATAAAAAGATCATGGGTGTCTGTGGCGGCATTGCCGAATATATGGGCTGGGATCCAACCGCCGTGCGCGTCGTTACGGTGCTGCTGCTTATCCCACTCCATTTCTCGCTGGTGATCGCGTATGTCATCCTGGGGGCGGTCCTGCCCAGGGTACCCGTTCCCAATTATCCGCCCAACCAGTACCCGCCGCAGTATCCGCCACACCAGCCGCTGACTGAGCATCCCAACGACTGA
- a CDS encoding ATP-binding cassette domain-containing protein codes for MLSNKPAILAEGLEKRYGKTQALRGIDLAVAEGTVFGLLGPNGAGKTTAVRIFTTLLQPDAGRAEVVGFDVVRQADQLRSQIGLAGQYAAVDEYLTGRENLEMVGRLYHLPKSQARQRANELLERFDLVDAASRIVKTYSGGMRRRLDLAASLVVSPPVLFLDEPTTGLDPRGRLGMWDLISELVKGGTTVLLTTQYLEEADQLADQIAVIDHGLVIASGTSDELKAQVGGERLDITVTQGSRLDTAIRALTPYSQGEQQIDSEHRRIVIPITNGSKLLANIIRDLDDAGVQLDDLALRRPTLDDVFLTLTGHAAEAPAEEEQSEADRTGRVAERIPA; via the coding sequence ATGTTATCCAACAAACCCGCCATCCTGGCCGAAGGGCTGGAGAAGCGGTATGGTAAGACCCAGGCATTACGTGGTATTGACCTCGCTGTCGCGGAGGGGACCGTGTTTGGCCTCCTGGGGCCAAACGGCGCGGGCAAGACCACCGCAGTTCGCATCTTCACCACGCTCTTGCAGCCGGACGCTGGCCGGGCAGAGGTGGTCGGCTTCGATGTCGTCCGGCAAGCCGATCAACTGCGCTCGCAGATTGGCCTGGCGGGGCAATACGCCGCCGTTGACGAATACCTGACGGGACGAGAAAACCTGGAGATGGTTGGACGCCTCTATCATTTGCCGAAGTCCCAGGCGCGGCAGCGCGCCAACGAACTGCTGGAGCGATTTGATCTGGTTGACGCCGCCTCGCGCATCGTCAAGACCTATTCCGGCGGCATGCGCCGACGATTGGACCTGGCGGCAAGCCTGGTCGTCTCGCCGCCAGTCCTCTTTCTCGACGAACCCACCACCGGCCTTGATCCGCGAGGCCGCCTGGGCATGTGGGATCTGATCAGCGAACTGGTGAAAGGTGGGACGACGGTTCTGCTCACCACCCAATACCTGGAGGAAGCCGATCAGCTTGCCGACCAGATCGCCGTCATCGATCACGGGCTGGTGATCGCCAGCGGCACATCCGACGAACTCAAGGCCCAGGTGGGCGGCGAGCGGCTAGATATTACCGTGACCCAGGGCAGCAGGCTCGACACGGCCATCCGCGCGCTCACGCCCTACAGCCAGGGTGAGCAACAGATAGACAGCGAGCATCGCCGTATCGTCATCCCCATTACCAACGGCTCAAAGCTGCTGGCGAATATTATCCGTGACCTCGATGATGCCGGGGTCCAACTTGACGACCTGGCGCTGCGCCGACCTACCCTGGACGATGTCTTCCTTACCCTGACCGGCCACGCGGCAGAAGCGCCTGCTGAAGAAGAGCAGAGCGAGGCTGATCGGACTGGTCGAGTGGCTGAAAGGATACCCGCATGA
- a CDS encoding methylmalonyl-CoA mutase family protein: MLEQKPPKAAHARKAATEKQGTLYDQSELEHLKRAQEHWEQTTLKRSTERIPESKAEFTTHSGMPIERVYTPNDTAAMDYSRDLGMPGDYPYTRGVQPTMYRARPWTMRMFAGFGTAEETNERFKYLLQQGQTGLSCAFDMATLYGYDHDHPLAMGEFGKCGVAVSSLADMEILFADLPLDEITTSMTINGPAAVIWAMYIANAEKRGIPRAKLGGTLQNDILKEYIAQKEFLFPPEPSMRLVVDTIEFGTRHMPKWNTISISGYHIREAGATAAQEMAFTIADGLAYVDATLERGLKIDEFAPRLSFFWDVHNDFFEEIAKFRAARRMWARLMRERYGAQDPRSWMLRCHAQTAGVSLTAQQPDNNVVRVAIQALAAVLGGTNSLHTNSLDEALALPTEKAALIALRTQQVIASESGVTNTVDPLAGSYFVEKLTDQMEEEGMDYLRRIDELGGVLACIHNGFFQREIADAAYRFQREVDAGERVIVGVNGYEMDEAIKVPTLYVDPAKEKIHLDRLNRVRRERDQQRVKEALAALRSAAQGSENLMPALIDAVNAYATMGEMMGVFREVFGEYMESPVF, from the coding sequence ATGCTCGAACAGAAACCGCCAAAGGCGGCGCACGCGCGCAAAGCTGCGACGGAAAAACAGGGTACGCTCTATGATCAGAGCGAGCTGGAGCATCTGAAGCGCGCGCAAGAACACTGGGAACAGACCACTCTCAAACGCTCCACAGAACGCATTCCAGAGAGCAAGGCCGAGTTCACCACGCACTCTGGCATGCCTATCGAGCGGGTCTACACGCCCAACGATACCGCCGCAATGGACTACAGCCGCGATCTGGGCATGCCTGGCGATTACCCCTATACGCGCGGTGTGCAGCCGACGATGTATCGCGCCAGACCCTGGACGATGCGCATGTTCGCCGGATTTGGCACCGCCGAAGAAACCAACGAGCGTTTCAAGTATTTGCTTCAGCAGGGGCAGACGGGCCTCTCCTGCGCCTTCGACATGGCGACGCTCTACGGCTATGACCACGATCACCCGCTGGCAATGGGCGAGTTTGGCAAGTGCGGCGTGGCCGTTTCATCGCTGGCCGATATGGAGATTCTCTTTGCTGATCTCCCGCTCGATGAGATCACCACGTCAATGACGATCAACGGCCCGGCGGCGGTGATCTGGGCGATGTATATCGCCAACGCCGAAAAGCGCGGCATCCCACGCGCAAAGCTGGGCGGCACGCTCCAGAACGACATCCTCAAAGAATATATCGCGCAGAAAGAGTTTCTTTTCCCCCCGGAACCCTCGATGCGCCTGGTCGTTGATACCATAGAGTTTGGCACGCGCCATATGCCCAAATGGAACACGATCAGCATCAGCGGCTATCATATCCGCGAAGCAGGCGCAACGGCGGCCCAGGAGATGGCTTTCACCATCGCCGATGGCCTGGCTTACGTTGATGCCACGTTGGAGCGCGGGCTGAAGATTGACGAGTTTGCGCCGCGTCTCTCGTTCTTCTGGGATGTGCATAACGATTTCTTCGAGGAGATCGCCAAGTTCCGCGCGGCGCGGCGCATGTGGGCGCGGCTGATGCGCGAACGCTATGGCGCGCAAGACCCGCGCTCGTGGATGCTGCGCTGCCACGCGCAAACGGCGGGCGTCTCGCTCACCGCCCAGCAGCCCGACAACAACGTCGTGCGCGTCGCCATCCAGGCGCTGGCCGCTGTGCTGGGCGGCACAAACTCGCTGCACACCAACTCGCTGGATGAGGCGCTGGCCCTGCCCACCGAGAAGGCCGCGCTGATCGCCCTGCGCACCCAGCAGGTCATCGCCTCCGAGAGCGGTGTCACCAACACCGTCGATCCACTGGCCGGTTCGTACTTCGTCGAGAAACTAACCGACCAGATGGAAGAGGAAGGCATGGACTACTTGCGCCGCATTGATGAACTAGGCGGCGTATTGGCCTGCATACACAACGGCTTCTTCCAGCGCGAAATCGCCGACGCGGCCTATCGCTTCCAGCGCGAGGTGGACGCCGGAGAGCGTGTGATCGTCGGCGTCAACGGCTACGAGATGGATGAAGCGATCAAAGTGCCGACGCTCTATGTAGACCCGGCCAAAGAGAAAATCCATCTGGACCGCCTGAACCGCGTGCGCCGCGAACGCGATCAGCAGCGCGTCAAAGAGGCGCTGGCGGCGCTGCGCAGCGCCGCTCAGGGATCCGAGAACCTGATGCCCGCTCTGATTGATGCGGTCAACGCCTACGCCACGATGGGCGAGATGATGGGCGTCTTCCGCGAAGTCTTTGGCGAATACATGGAATCGCCTGTCTTCTAA
- a CDS encoding DUF5666 domain-containing protein, which produces MIPWMKSKLTTIIIAAVAVFTVAGAGAVLAATNHSLPSLMPRASNGTSTQQANEFEAQGVIQQVTFDQGSAHSGNLVFLPNGQQTTVKVIFTAATEIKVGGGNGGDSSHDQNDDNGNDNAQPGVLQAGMTVKVEGVTQADGSVLAREIEANANDANDNDDNDNNDQEDRHLFGVIQSVDQGAQTFVFLQDGQTTPVTIAFDSKTNIEDEHDDGHDNAILAAGAHVRVEVVTRSDGSLYAREIKPASDNEGDGGHNGDNGGGDNSGPGGSGDGGGDNSGSGSGHDGGGDNSGSGSGDSGH; this is translated from the coding sequence ATGATACCCTGGATGAAAAGCAAACTGACAACCATTATTATCGCTGCGGTAGCCGTCTTTACCGTAGCAGGCGCAGGCGCTGTGCTGGCCGCGACAAACCACAGCCTTCCCTCTTTGATGCCCCGCGCCTCTAATGGGACATCTACCCAGCAGGCGAACGAGTTTGAGGCGCAAGGGGTGATCCAGCAGGTCACATTTGACCAGGGCAGCGCCCACAGCGGGAATCTGGTCTTCTTGCCAAACGGGCAGCAGACAACAGTAAAGGTGATTTTCACCGCCGCAACAGAAATTAAAGTGGGCGGGGGCAATGGCGGCGATAGCAGCCACGACCAGAACGACGATAACGGCAATGATAACGCGCAGCCCGGCGTCCTTCAGGCCGGAATGACCGTCAAGGTTGAAGGGGTGACGCAGGCTGATGGCTCCGTCCTCGCCAGGGAGATAGAGGCGAATGCCAATGATGCGAACGATAACGACGATAACGACAATAACGATCAGGAAGATCGGCATTTGTTCGGCGTCATCCAGTCGGTTGATCAGGGCGCGCAGACCTTTGTCTTCCTTCAGGATGGGCAGACGACGCCTGTGACCATTGCCTTCGACTCAAAGACCAATATTGAGGATGAACACGACGACGGACACGATAACGCGATCCTGGCTGCTGGCGCACATGTGCGCGTTGAGGTCGTCACGCGATCTGATGGCTCGCTCTACGCGAGGGAGATCAAGCCTGCCTCTGATAATGAGGGAGATGGCGGCCATAACGGGGATAATGGCGGCGGTGACAACAGCGGCCCTGGTGGCTCTGGTGATGGCGGGGGTGACAACAGCGGCTCTGGCAGCGGCCACGATGGCGGCGGTGACAACAGCGGCTCTGGCAGCGGCGATTCAGGCCACTGA
- a CDS encoding PadR family transcriptional regulator, with amino-acid sequence MAARGRHHPHDPYRAHEPVEGERAPRSRGTNPVYELFVLGELMVQPMYGYGLHEVVNKALGPFHQLSWGTLYPLIRRLEQGGLATSETEQKHGRFFHESRTQAQARRVYRITEAGRQRFFALMLEPGEYCRACPDLFAIKLTKFGFLTPEQRLLVLQHYRGYLSHLRNYWQSGQNKVSGIPGITDSERPFILQLFDYHLHTLDAEISWLDGQIARLTEEARP; translated from the coding sequence ATGGCAGCACGCGGAAGACACCACCCGCACGACCCGTACCGGGCGCATGAGCCAGTAGAGGGCGAGCGGGCGCCTCGAAGCCGAGGAACGAACCCTGTTTATGAATTGTTTGTACTGGGCGAGTTGATGGTCCAGCCTATGTACGGTTATGGCCTGCACGAGGTTGTGAATAAGGCGCTGGGGCCGTTTCATCAACTCAGTTGGGGTACGCTGTATCCGCTCATCCGGCGGCTAGAACAGGGGGGATTGGCAACCTCCGAAACAGAGCAAAAGCATGGGCGCTTCTTTCATGAGTCACGTACCCAGGCCCAGGCGCGCCGGGTCTATCGCATTACCGAAGCTGGCCGCCAGCGATTCTTTGCCTTGATGCTTGAGCCTGGCGAGTATTGCCGCGCCTGCCCTGACCTGTTTGCTATCAAGCTGACAAAGTTCGGGTTCCTGACCCCGGAGCAGCGATTGCTCGTGCTGCAACACTACCGGGGCTATCTGAGCCATCTGCGGAACTACTGGCAGAGCGGCCAGAACAAGGTTTCAGGCATCCCAGGGATTACTGATAGCGAGCGCCCTTTCATCTTACAGTTGTTTGACTATCACCTGCACACGCTGGACGCCGAGATCTCCTGGCTCGACGGCCAGATTGCACGCCTGACTGAAGAAGCCAGGCCATAG
- a CDS encoding acetyl-CoA C-acetyltransferase encodes MAEREAVIVSAARTPIGKFLGGLSSLSATELGAIAIREAVRRSGVPVDQLEEAIMGNVVSAGVGQAPARQAAIHAGLPDDLPAVTINKVCGSGLKAVMLAAQAIRAGDADMLVAGGMESMSNAPYLLPGARTGYRLNDQKVVDAVVHDGLWCAFEDIHMGNEAEIIADKFCVSRQEQDAFALESHRRASAATEAGRFKEEMVPVQVAQKKGTITIDRDESIRPDTSLEALAALKPAFKKDGTVTAGNAPGLNDGAAALVIASRERAQALGLPILARITGYASAAITPKYIFAAPPRAVNRLLERTGLKISDFDLVEVNEAFAAQVLANGKELDWDWSRVNVNGGAVALGHPIGASGARVLTTLLYELRRRGGGRGLATLCLGGGGAVALSIDFNTLSGS; translated from the coding sequence ATGGCCGAACGAGAAGCCGTTATTGTGAGCGCAGCGCGTACCCCTATCGGCAAGTTCCTGGGCGGGTTATCATCCCTGAGCGCGACGGAACTGGGCGCGATTGCCATCCGCGAGGCGGTCAGGCGCTCCGGTGTACCCGTCGATCAGTTAGAAGAAGCCATCATGGGCAACGTGGTTTCGGCGGGCGTCGGCCAGGCTCCCGCGCGCCAGGCGGCCATTCACGCCGGATTGCCCGATGATTTGCCCGCCGTCACCATCAATAAGGTCTGCGGCTCCGGTCTGAAAGCCGTGATGCTTGCCGCGCAGGCCATCCGCGCCGGAGACGCCGATATGCTCGTCGCGGGCGGCATGGAAAGCATGAGCAATGCGCCCTATCTGCTGCCCGGCGCGCGCACCGGCTACCGGCTCAACGATCAGAAAGTCGTTGATGCCGTTGTCCACGACGGCCTCTGGTGCGCCTTTGAGGACATCCATATGGGCAACGAGGCGGAAATTATTGCCGACAAGTTCTGCGTCAGCCGCCAGGAGCAAGACGCCTTCGCGCTCGAAAGCCACAGACGCGCCAGCGCCGCCACCGAGGCCGGGCGCTTCAAGGAAGAGATGGTCCCTGTTCAGGTTGCGCAGAAGAAGGGGACCATCACCATTGACCGTGACGAGTCTATCCGCCCCGATACCAGTCTGGAGGCGCTGGCGGCGCTCAAGCCCGCCTTTAAGAAAGATGGCACTGTCACCGCTGGCAACGCGCCCGGCCTGAACGATGGCGCTGCCGCGCTGGTCATCGCCAGCCGCGAACGCGCTCAGGCGCTGGGGCTGCCCATTCTGGCGCGCATCACCGGCTACGCTTCGGCGGCCATCACACCGAAATACATCTTTGCCGCGCCGCCGCGAGCGGTCAATCGCCTGCTGGAGCGCACCGGCCTGAAGATCAGCGATTTCGATCTGGTCGAAGTCAACGAAGCCTTTGCCGCGCAGGTGCTGGCAAACGGCAAAGAGCTGGATTGGGACTGGAGCCGCGTCAACGTCAATGGCGGCGCTGTCGCCCTCGGCCATCCTATCGGAGCCAGCGGCGCGCGTGTGCTGACGACGCTGCTCTATGAACTGCGGCGGCGCGGAGGTGGACGCGGCCTGGCAACGCTCTGTCTGGGCGGCGGCGGCGCTGTCGCCCTGTCAATTGATTTCAATACCCTCAGCGGGTCGTAA
- a CDS encoding valine--tRNA ligase, translating into MAIESKRRLADLPKAYDPQRVEQRLYRFWEEGGYFIPKIDPNQRPFTISMPPPNVTGALHLGHAITATLEDIMIRYHRMRGEPTLWLPGEDHAGIATQAVVEKQLAKEGTDRHQLGREAFVERVWEWVRQYKHRIQNQHRRLGASCDWTRERFTLDEGLSKAVREVFVRLYEEGLAYRGERIINWCPRCMSSISDLEVEVEDTPAKLYYVRYAIEPVEGETEQQYVTVATTRPETILGDTAVAVNPRDPRYQALIGRTAILPVLNRRIPIIGDDAIEPGFGTGAMKVTPAHDPTDFEIGNRHDLPRIQVIGFDAKMTPEAGPYAGQDRYECRENLLADLEKLGLLAKTEDYTVPLGHCQRCGTIIEPLISKQWFVKMAPLATPALNAVKYGLMKIVPERFNKIYTDWLEHIRDWNISRQLWWGHRIPAWYCENSHITVSREDPTTCATCASERLEQDPDVLDTWFSSWLWPFSTLGWPDDTPDLRYFYPTSVMETGYDIIFFWVARMAMSGIHFLGTVPFHTIYLHGLVRDEQGRKMSKSLGNVVDPIEVMDQYGTDALRFTLATSSTPGNDMKLVAERIVGNRNFANKIWNAARFVLTQTDGVALGIPALETTTPRTLADRWMVSKAQELTASVTQLIDEFQFGEAGRQIYDFFWSDYCDWYLEIAKVQLQGSEAERANTAGILRAVLDRSMRLLHPFMPYVTEEVWQHLYEGEENRPASALIVAPWPTADDSQRDLLAEIDVSRLQEIITRIRDARKQMGVEAARRIPVMIAAHEHAETLSSQAPLIEFLARSEPPRIEADLPAPEQAVALIAAGVEVYLPLAGMIDLAQELARIDAEIAAAQQDIARSQKMLANEQFTSRAKPEIVEREREKLASHEEKLAKLQARRKELE; encoded by the coding sequence ATGGCGATTGAATCCAAACGGCGCCTGGCCGACCTTCCTAAAGCCTATGACCCTCAGAGAGTAGAGCAGCGGCTCTATCGCTTTTGGGAAGAGGGCGGCTATTTCATCCCCAAAATCGATCCCAACCAGCGGCCCTTCACGATCTCGATGCCGCCGCCCAATGTCACCGGCGCGCTGCACCTGGGCCACGCGATCACGGCCACGCTGGAAGACATCATGATCCGCTACCACCGCATGCGCGGCGAACCCACGCTCTGGCTTCCTGGCGAAGACCACGCGGGCATCGCCACCCAGGCTGTTGTCGAAAAGCAGCTTGCCAAAGAAGGGACAGACCGGCATCAGCTTGGACGCGAGGCGTTCGTCGAGCGTGTCTGGGAGTGGGTCCGGCAGTACAAGCATCGCATCCAGAACCAGCATCGGCGGCTGGGCGCATCCTGCGACTGGACGCGCGAGCGTTTCACCCTGGATGAAGGGCTATCCAAAGCAGTGCGCGAGGTCTTTGTTCGGCTCTACGAAGAAGGGCTGGCCTATCGCGGCGAGCGCATCATCAACTGGTGTCCGCGCTGCATGAGTTCCATCTCCGATCTGGAGGTCGAGGTCGAGGATACCCCGGCTAAACTCTATTACGTCCGTTACGCCATCGAACCAGTTGAGGGCGAGACAGAGCAGCAGTACGTCACCGTCGCCACCACACGCCCGGAAACCATCCTGGGCGATACCGCCGTCGCCGTCAATCCGCGCGACCCACGTTATCAGGCGCTGATCGGGCGAACGGCCATCCTGCCTGTCCTGAACCGTCGCATCCCCATTATCGGTGATGATGCTATCGAGCCAGGCTTTGGTACCGGCGCGATGAAGGTCACGCCCGCCCACGACCCAACAGACTTCGAGATAGGCAACCGGCATGATCTGCCGCGCATTCAAGTCATCGGCTTCGACGCCAAGATGACGCCAGAGGCTGGCCCCTACGCGGGCCAGGACCGCTACGAGTGCCGCGAGAACCTGCTGGCCGACCTGGAAAAGCTGGGTCTGCTGGCAAAGACGGAAGACTATACCGTTCCGCTGGGCCACTGCCAGCGCTGCGGCACGATCATCGAGCCGCTGATCTCGAAACAGTGGTTCGTCAAGATGGCCCCGCTGGCGACGCCTGCCCTCAACGCCGTCAAATATGGACTGATGAAGATCGTGCCGGAGCGCTTCAACAAAATCTATACCGACTGGTTGGAGCATATCCGCGACTGGAACATCTCGCGGCAGCTCTGGTGGGGGCATCGCATCCCGGCCTGGTACTGCGAGAACAGCCATATCACCGTCTCGCGCGAAGACCCCACGACCTGCGCGACCTGCGCCAGCGAGCGGCTTGAGCAAGACCCGGACGTGCTGGATACGTGGTTTAGCTCGTGGCTCTGGCCGTTCAGCACGCTGGGCTGGCCGGATGACACGCCCGACCTGCGCTACTTCTATCCCACGTCGGTGATGGAGACGGGCTACGACATCATCTTCTTCTGGGTGGCGCGCATGGCGATGTCTGGCATCCACTTCCTGGGGACGGTCCCGTTCCACACCATCTATCTGCATGGCCTGGTGCGCGACGAGCAGGGTCGCAAGATGAGCAAATCGCTGGGCAACGTCGTTGACCCCATCGAGGTCATGGACCAGTACGGGACGGACGCGCTGCGCTTCACACTGGCGACCAGCAGCACGCCCGGCAACGACATGAAACTGGTAGCGGAGCGCATCGTTGGCAATCGCAACTTTGCCAACAAAATCTGGAACGCGGCGCGCTTTGTCCTCACCCAGACCGACGGCGTAGCTCTCGGCATTCCGGCGCTGGAGACGACCACGCCGCGCACCCTGGCGGATCGCTGGATGGTGAGCAAGGCGCAAGAACTGACGGCCAGCGTCACACAACTGATTGACGAGTTCCAGTTCGGCGAGGCGGGCCGTCAGATTTATGACTTCTTCTGGTCGGACTACTGCGACTGGTATCTGGAGATCGCCAAGGTCCAGTTACAAGGGAGCGAGGCCGAACGCGCAAACACGGCGGGCATCCTGCGCGCGGTATTGGACCGCAGCATGCGCCTGCTGCATCCCTTCATGCCCTACGTCACCGAAGAGGTCTGGCAGCATCTTTACGAGGGTGAAGAAAACCGCCCGGCTTCTGCACTGATCGTCGCGCCCTGGCCGACTGCGGATGACAGCCAGCGCGATCTGCTTGCCGAAATTGATGTCAGCCGCCTGCAAGAGATCATCACGCGCATCCGCGACGCGCGCAAGCAGATGGGCGTGGAGGCGGCGCGGCGCATCCCGGTCATGATCGCCGCCCACGAGCATGCCGAGACGCTGAGCAGCCAGGCGCCGCTGATCGAGTTTCTGGCGCGCAGCGAGCCGCCGCGCATCGAGGCCGACCTGCCCGCGCCGGAGCAAGCCGTCGCCCTCATCGCGGCGGGCGTCGAGGTCTATCTGCCGCTGGCCGGGATGATCGATCTTGCTCAGGAACTGGCGCGCATTGACGCGGAGATTGCCGCCGCCCAACAGGACATCGCGCGCAGCCAGAAGATGCTCGCCAACGAGCAGTTCACCAGCCGCGCCAAACCAGAAATCGTGGAGCGCGAGCGCGAGAAGCTCGCCAGCCACGAGGAGAAACTGGCAAAGCTCCAGGCCCGGCGCAAAGAACTGGAGTAA
- a CDS encoding ABC transporter permease, whose product MSSIGLHTSSVEPLRRNRLYWAIADALILAKRQLKQIPRIPEELVFSTIQPIMFVLLFRYVFGGAINVSGTTYVNFLMAGIFVQTIAFGSTSTGIGIAQDLQRGLVDRFRSLPMARSAVLTGRTIADLVRNTFVVLVMIVVGLLVGFRPAGNGIGWIAGGGLLLLFGFALSWLGALIGLSVRSVEAAQSAGFIWLFPLTFASSAFVPTSSMPDWLRAFAEHQPLTLVINTVREFILGQPVGSEGWQALVWCLGILVVFMPFAVWAYGRRTTR is encoded by the coding sequence ATGAGCAGTATTGGTCTCCATACCAGCAGCGTCGAGCCGCTGCGTCGCAATCGCCTGTACTGGGCCATTGCCGACGCGCTGATCCTGGCAAAACGCCAGCTTAAGCAGATTCCACGCATCCCTGAAGAGCTCGTCTTCTCGACCATACAGCCGATCATGTTTGTCTTGCTGTTCCGCTACGTGTTCGGCGGCGCGATCAATGTAAGCGGCACCACCTACGTCAACTTTCTGATGGCCGGTATCTTTGTGCAGACGATTGCCTTCGGGTCAACCTCAACCGGCATCGGCATTGCCCAGGATTTGCAGCGTGGGCTGGTTGATCGCTTTCGCTCGCTGCCGATGGCCCGCTCAGCGGTCCTCACCGGACGGACGATTGCCGATCTGGTGCGGAATACCTTCGTCGTCCTGGTGATGATAGTCGTTGGCCTGCTGGTCGGCTTCCGACCAGCAGGGAACGGCATCGGCTGGATTGCTGGCGGCGGGCTGCTGCTGCTCTTTGGCTTTGCGCTCTCCTGGCTGGGCGCGTTAATCGGCCTTTCGGTGCGCAGCGTGGAGGCGGCTCAATCGGCTGGCTTTATCTGGCTGTTTCCACTGACCTTCGCCAGCAGCGCCTTCGTGCCGACCAGCAGCATGCCCGACTGGCTGCGGGCTTTTGCCGAACACCAACCACTGACCCTGGTCATTAACACCGTGCGAGAGTTCATTCTGGGCCAGCCAGTGGGTTCGGAGGGCTGGCAGGCGCTCGTCTGGTGTCTGGGTATCCTCGTCGTCTTCATGCCATTCGCTGTCTGGGCGTATGGGCGCAGGACAACACGCTGA